In Camelina sativa cultivar DH55 chromosome 16, Cs, whole genome shotgun sequence, a single window of DNA contains:
- the LOC104753786 gene encoding protein DETOXIFICATION 54-like has protein sequence MPIVGLCELGNCPQTTGCGILRGTGRPAVGAHVNLGSFYFVGTPVAVGLAFWLKIGFSGLWFGLLSAQAACAVSILYAVLARTDWEGEAVKAMSLTSLEMGKVGNDEESSLLLLDDRNGNDEKLGSVL, from the coding sequence ATGCCAATTGTGGGGCTATGCGAGCTAGGGAACTGCCCGCAAACCACAGGTTGCGGGATTCTTAGAGGGACAGGTCGTCCTGCGGTTGGGGCACACGTTAATCTAGGGTCGTTTTATTTTGTGGGGACGCCTGTGGCTGTTGGACTAGCATTTTGGTTGAAAATTGGGTTTAGTGGATTGTGGTTTGGGTTGCTTTCGGCTCAAGCGGCTTGCGCGGTTTCGATACTGTATGCAGTTTTGGCGAGGACGGATTGGGAAGGGGAAGCGGTGAAAGCAATGAGTCTAACGAGTTTGGAGATGGGGAAAGTTGGGAATGACGAAGAgtcgtcgttgttgttgttggatgaTCGTAATGGGAATGATGAGAAGTTGGGTAGTGTTTTGTAA
- the LOC104751028 gene encoding protein DETOXIFICATION 54, whose amino-acid sequence MVLPITAMNCLVYVRAVVSVLFLGRLGSLELAGGALSIGFTNITGYSVLVGLASGLEPVCSQAYGSKNWDLLTLSLHRMVVILLVASVPISLLWINLGPIMLFMGQDPEITATAAEYCLYALPDLLTNTLLQPLRVYLRSQRVTKPMMWCTLAAVAFHVPLNYWLVMVKLWGVPGVAIASVVTNLIMVGLLVGYVWMSGKLHKRVNEGGGSITAVAQSSSVMELVGGLGPLMRVAVPSCLGICLEWWWYEIVTVLGGYLDNPKLAVAATGILIQTTSLMYTVPMALAGCVSARVGNELGAGRPYKARLAANVALACAFVIGALNVVWTVVLKERWAGLFTGYEPLKVLVASVMPIVGLCELGNCPQTTGCGILRGTGRPAVGAHVNLGSFYFVGTPVAVGLAFWLKIGFSGLWFGLLSAQAACAVSILYAVLARTDWEGEAVKAMSLTSLEMGKVGNDEESSLLLLDDRNGNDEKLGSVL is encoded by the exons ATGGTTTTACCAATCACAGCTATGAACTGTCTAGTCTACGTACGCGCCGTCGTCTCCGTTCTTTTCCTCGGACGGCTCGGTAGTCTCGAGCTAGCCGGAGGAGCTCTCTCAATCGGGTTCACCAACATCACAGGATACTCTGTCCTCGTAGGACTCGCCTCGGGTCTCGAGCCAGTGTGTAGCCAAGCCTACGGAAGCAAAAACTGGGATCTCCTCACGCTCTCTCTTCACCGTATGGTCGTGATTCTCTTAGTCGCCTCTGTGCCCATTAGCCTCCTCTGGATCAACCTCGGACCCATCATGCTCTTTATGGGTCAAGACCCTGAGATAACCGCTACAGCTGCTGAGTACTGTCTCTACGCTCTCCCTGACCTTTTGACCAATACTCTACTTCAGCCGTTACGGGTTTACTTAAGGTCGCAACGTGTGACAAAACCGATGATGTGGTGCACGTTAGCAGCTGTGGCGTTCCATGTTCCTTTGAACTATTGGCTAGTGATGGTGAAGCTATGGGGTGTTCCTGGTGTGGCGATTGCGTCCGTTGTGACGAATTTGATTATGGTTGGTCTTTTGGTTGGATATGTTTGGATGAGTGGAAAGTTGCATAAAAGAGTGAATGAGGGTGGTGGCTCTATTACGGCGGTGGCTCAGTCTTCATCTGTGATGGAGTTGGTTGGAGGGTTGGGACCATTGATGAGAGTGGCGGTTCCAAGTTGTTTGGGGATATGTTTGGAGTGGTGGTGGTATGAGATTGTGACTGTGCTTGGTGGTTACTTGGATAATCCTAAGCTTGCGGTGGCTGCGACTGGGATCTTGATTCAGACTACGAGTCTTATGTATACCGTTCCTATGGCTTTAGCTGGTTGTGTCTCTGCTCGG GTTGGGAATGAGCTAGGTGCAGGTAGACCGTATAAGGCAAGGCTAGCAGCGAACGTGGCTCTAGCTTGTGCATTTGTAATAGGAGCATTGAATGTTGTTTGGACCGTGGTACTTAAAGAGCGTTGGGCTGGGCTATTCACTGGCTACGAGCCACTCAAGGTGTTGGTTGCTTCTGTGATGCCAATTGTGGGGCTATGCGAGCTAGGGAACTGCCCGCAAACCACAGGTTGCGGGATTCTTAGAGGGACAGGTCGTCCTGCGGTTGGGGCACACGTTAATCTAGGGTCGTTTTATTTTGTGGGGACGCCTGTGGCTGTTGGACTAGCATTTTGGTTGAAAATTGGGTTTAGTGGATTGTGGTTTGGGTTGCTTTCGGCTCAAGCGGCTTGCGCGGTTTCGATACTGTATGCAGTTTTGGCGAGGACGGATTGGGAAGGGGAAGCGGTGAAAGCAATGAGTCTAACGAGTTTGGAGATGGGGAAAGTTGGGAATGACGAAGAgtcgtcgttgttgttgttggatgaTCGTAATGGGAATGATGAGAAGTTGGGTAGTGTTTTGTAA